In one window of Henckelia pumila isolate YLH828 chromosome 1, ASM3356847v2, whole genome shotgun sequence DNA:
- the LOC140875659 gene encoding uncharacterized protein, producing MSMRSFVTRQKIFSYKKLSGIEAFEWSSHYPIIASCDCYQSLHDLHEIIYKEPDSEDIYKGGHGMVIVGNATVKKNDEIHEYFIMQNSWTEDFGYKGFVMIKRTANLNFEFWIPIINQNMLQQIDSTKHNPGKKKRSRQVQSEDKVIGASVFAHEPGLHQDGILENRNTHEIVSPEDIGLVRTNESGVVLGKLG from the exons ATGTCTATGCGAAGTTTTGTGACGAG ACAAAAAATTTTCTCTTATAAGAAGTTGAGTGGGATCGAGGCGTTCGAATGGTCAAGTCATTATCCAATTATTGCAAGCTGTGATTGCTATCAATCACTTCATGATCTTCATGAG ATTATTTACAAGGAACCGGACAGCGAGGATATCTATAAAGGCGGTCATGGTATGGTTATTGTAGGGAATGCTACAGTTAAGAAAAATGATGAAATACATGAATATTTTATAATGCAAAATAGTTGGACCGAAGATTTTGGATATAAGGGGTTTGTGATGATAAAGAGGACGGCAAAtttaaactttgaattttgGATACCGATCATCAACCAAAATATGTTGCAGCAAATTGATAG TACCAAGCATAACCCAGGCAAAAAGAAAAGAAGCCGACAAGTTCAATCAGAAGATAAGGTTATTGGAGCTTCTGTTTTTGCTCATGAACCTGGTTTACATCAG GACGGAATACTTGAAAATAGAAACACACATGAAATCGTGTCTCCTGAAGATATTGGACTTGTTCGCACTAATGAATCTGGTGTAGTGCTTGGGAAACTTGG
- the LOC140867512 gene encoding uncharacterized protein encodes MYRIETDERIRGVLRMRPNAFMKFVSLLREKTFLEDTIYSSIEEQFAKFLYIVGQNESTRSMGFIFLRSGETINRHFHNVLKAIISLQDQFIIQPNGNDVPPEIFHNPRFYPYFKDCIGAIDGTHFRVKVSKEHVARYRGRKDFPTQNVLAACTFDLRFTYVLPGWEGSAADGRILEDALDREDKLKVPNGI; translated from the exons ATGTATCGTATTGAAACCGATGAAAGAATTCGTGGAGTACTTCGTATGAGACCGAATGCATTTATGAAATTTGTTTCACTATTACGAGAGAAAACTTTCCTCGAAGATACTATTTACAGCAGCATAGAAGAacaatttgcaaaatttttgTATATTGTTGGGCAAAATGAAAGTACTCGTTCAATGGGATTTATATTCTTACGATCTGGGGAAACCATCAATCGACATTTTCACAATGTCTTGAAGGCAATCATATCTCTTCAAGATCAATTTATTATTCAACCTAATGGGAATGATGTCCCGCCTGAAATATTTCATAATCCTAGATTCTATCCTTATTTCAAG GATTGTATTGGTGCAATTGATGGAACACATTTCCGTGTTAAAGTATCTAAAGAACATGTTGCAAGATATAGAGGAAGAAAAGATTTTCCCACACAAAATGTGTTGGCTGCATGTACCTTCGACTTGAGGTTTACATATGTGTTACCCGGATGGGAAGGTTCAGCAGCTGATGGTCGTATCCTTGAGGATGcacttgatagagaagataagCTAAAAGTTCCAAATGGTATTTAA